The Synechocystis sp. PCC 7509 genome includes a window with the following:
- a CDS encoding thioredoxin family protein translates to MALTTSTMLLLGTKAPVFKLPDVLSGQLISLTDYTKKQAILVMFICQHCPFVKHIKTQLAQLSSDYANSNLGVIAISSNDVSNHPDDAPEYLQAMAQELSLTFPICYDESQEIAKAYTAACTPDFFLFDANQQLVYRGQLDDSRPSNGKPVNGKDLRAAIEAVLAGKAVDGEQKPSVGCNIKWKPGNAPSYYG, encoded by the coding sequence ATGGCTTTGACTACTTCAACTATGTTGTTATTAGGTACTAAAGCGCCAGTCTTTAAATTACCCGATGTATTATCTGGTCAATTAATTTCGTTAACTGACTATACAAAAAAACAGGCAATTTTAGTCATGTTTATTTGTCAACATTGCCCCTTTGTCAAGCATATTAAGACTCAATTAGCGCAACTTAGCAGCGATTATGCTAATAGTAATTTGGGGGTTATTGCTATTAGTTCTAATGATGTCAGCAATCACCCAGACGATGCGCCGGAATACTTGCAAGCTATGGCGCAAGAACTTAGCTTAACTTTTCCTATTTGCTATGACGAGAGTCAGGAAATAGCCAAAGCTTACACCGCAGCTTGTACACCGGACTTTTTTTTATTTGACGCTAATCAACAGCTAGTTTATCGCGGACAACTTGATGATAGTAGACCCAGCAATGGCAAACCTGTTAATGGTAAAGATTTACGCGCAGCCATTGAGGCAGTTTTGGCAGGAAAAGCTGTTGATGGAGAACAAAAACCAAGTGTGGGTTGCAATATTAAGTGGAAGCCTGGGAATGCTCCTAGCTACTATGGCTAA
- the bchL gene encoding ferredoxin:protochlorophyllide reductase (ATP-dependent) iron-sulfur ATP-binding protein: MKLAVYGKGGIGKSTTSCNISVALAKRGKKVLQIGCDPKHDSTFTLTGFLIPTIIDTLQEKDYHYEDVWAEDVIYKGYGGVDCVEAGGPPAGAGCGGYVVGETVKLLKELNAFDEYDIILFDVLGDVVCGGFAAPLNYADYCLIVTDNGFDALFAANRIAASVREKARTHPLRLAGLIGNRTSKRDLIEKYIEAVPMPVLEVLPLIEDIRVSRVKGKTLFEMAETDPSLNYVCDYYLSIADQILARPEGVVPNDAPDRELFSLLSDFYLNPTTPAASQEEKLDLMMV, translated from the coding sequence GTGAAACTTGCAGTTTACGGAAAAGGTGGTATCGGCAAATCTACAACTAGCTGTAACATCTCTGTTGCCTTAGCCAAGCGTGGCAAAAAAGTATTGCAAATTGGCTGCGACCCCAAGCACGACAGCACTTTTACCCTGACTGGGTTTTTAATTCCCACAATTATCGATACGCTTCAGGAAAAAGATTATCACTACGAAGATGTTTGGGCGGAAGATGTCATTTATAAAGGCTACGGTGGCGTAGATTGCGTAGAAGCTGGCGGGCCTCCGGCGGGTGCTGGCTGCGGTGGCTATGTGGTAGGAGAGACAGTAAAATTGCTCAAAGAACTCAACGCTTTTGATGAGTACGATATTATCTTGTTTGATGTTTTGGGTGATGTGGTATGCGGTGGTTTTGCTGCGCCTCTAAACTACGCCGACTATTGCCTAATCGTTACCGATAATGGCTTTGATGCTTTATTCGCTGCTAACCGTATCGCTGCTTCTGTAAGAGAAAAAGCGCGGACTCATCCTTTGCGCCTAGCGGGATTGATTGGCAACCGCACTTCCAAGCGTGATTTGATTGAGAAGTATATAGAAGCTGTCCCCATGCCTGTATTAGAAGTATTGCCTTTGATTGAAGATATCCGCGTATCTCGCGTTAAAGGTAAAACTTTGTTTGAAATGGCAGAAACAGACCCTTCGCTAAATTATGTTTGCGATTACTATCTCAGTATTGCCGATCAAATTTTGGCACGACCAGAGGGTGTTGTACCTAATGATGCTCCAGACCGCGAATTGTTCTCCTTGTTGTCTGACTTCTATCTCAATCCCACAACTCCCGCCGCAAGTCAGGAAGAAAAACTAGATTTGATGATGGTTTAA
- the hisF gene encoding imidazole glycerol phosphate synthase subunit HisF produces the protein MMLAKRILPCLDVNAGRVVKGVNFVNLIDAGDPVELAKVYNEAGADELVFLDITATHEDRDTIIDVVYRTAEQVFIPLTVGGGIQSLEHIKNLLRAGADKVSINSAAVRQPDLINRASDRFGNQCIVVAIDARRRQDPTNPGWDVYVRGGRENTGLDALTWAKELEQRGAGELLVTSMDADGTQAGYDLELTKKVASSVQIPVIASGGAGNCEHIYEALTEGKAEAALLASLLHYGHLSVSQIKNYLRDRSCLVRNP, from the coding sequence ATTATGCTTGCCAAAAGAATTTTACCTTGCTTAGATGTCAATGCCGGACGAGTAGTTAAAGGTGTTAATTTTGTTAATTTAATCGATGCTGGCGATCCGGTGGAACTTGCCAAGGTTTATAACGAGGCTGGGGCGGATGAATTGGTATTTTTGGATATTACAGCAACCCATGAAGATCGAGACACAATTATTGATGTTGTGTACCGGACTGCGGAGCAAGTTTTTATCCCCCTAACTGTTGGTGGTGGTATTCAATCATTAGAACATATTAAAAATTTGTTAAGGGCAGGGGCAGATAAAGTTAGTATCAATTCCGCCGCCGTGCGCCAACCAGACTTAATTAACCGCGCCAGCGATCGCTTTGGCAATCAATGTATCGTTGTTGCTATTGATGCTAGGCGTAGGCAAGATCCCACAAATCCCGGCTGGGATGTGTACGTGCGCGGCGGACGAGAAAATACAGGGTTAGATGCTTTAACTTGGGCAAAAGAACTCGAACAGCGCGGTGCTGGGGAGCTATTGGTTACAAGTATGGATGCGGATGGTACGCAAGCTGGGTATGATTTAGAACTAACAAAAAAAGTCGCATCTTCGGTACAAATTCCCGTTATAGCTTCTGGTGGTGCGGGCAACTGCGAACACATTTATGAGGCATTAACCGAAGGTAAGGCAGAGGCGGCGCTATTAGCTTCATTGTTACATTACGGACATCTTAGCGTCTCTCAAATCAAAAATTACTTGCGCGATCGCTCTTGTCTTGTCCGCAACCCTTGA
- a CDS encoding SRPBCC family protein has translation MNEFSASNASKSVVEWSKLQQIAMIGGEILVKTRSHSDWGGAVTATMYLPLVRSHVWQQVTDYPRWVQYFPDVTKSEVLHRGEAKRLYQAAKKAFLFFTAQVEVYLNVIEVVQQQIQFRLETGTFIDFAADLSLQDCQDGTLLTYAVQATPNIPIPTMFIQQAMQLELPANMRTMRQVICGL, from the coding sequence ATGAATGAATTTTCTGCTAGTAATGCAAGTAAATCGGTTGTTGAGTGGAGTAAGCTTCAGCAAATAGCTATGATTGGGGGAGAAATTTTAGTCAAAACGCGATCGCACTCTGATTGGGGCGGGGCGGTAACAGCTACAATGTACTTACCTTTGGTGCGATCGCACGTTTGGCAACAAGTCACAGATTACCCTCGTTGGGTGCAGTATTTTCCTGATGTGACTAAAAGCGAAGTTTTGCACCGAGGGGAAGCCAAGCGCTTATATCAAGCGGCGAAAAAAGCCTTTTTGTTTTTTACGGCGCAAGTAGAAGTTTACTTAAATGTGATTGAAGTAGTGCAGCAGCAAATTCAGTTTCGTTTAGAAACTGGTACTTTTATCGATTTTGCTGCCGATTTGAGCTTGCAAGATTGTCAAGATGGAACTCTGCTTACTTACGCTGTGCAAGCAACCCCAAATATTCCCATCCCAACAATGTTTATACAGCAAGCGATGCAGCTAGAATTACCTGCAAATATGCGAACAATGCGCCAGGTGATTTGTGGATTGTAG
- the ruvB gene encoding Holliday junction branch migration DNA helicase RuvB: protein MAIISSKQDPNQPNKQRSDTVKRDRPLSQPLLKPEVTAEEKEPQEDSIRPHRFADYIGQKELKEVLNIAIKAALGRNETLDHLLLYGPPGLGKTTMSLILAAEMGVDCKITSAPALERPRDIVGLLNSLKPGDVLFIDEIHRLSRMTEEILYPAMEDFRLDITIGKGSSAKTRSLPLPKYTLVGATTRVGALSSPLRDRFGLIQRLRFYAHDELTLIVLRTAQLLQTSITNDGAEEIARRSRGTPRIANRLLKRVRDYAQVKNAGIIDQSIASVALELFQVDPCGLDWTDRQMLSVMIEQFNGGPVGLETMAAATGEDTQTIEEVYEPYLMQIGYLNRTPRGRVASAAAYKHLGFTPPNQQLSLL, encoded by the coding sequence ATGGCAATTATTTCTTCAAAACAAGACCCGAACCAACCAAATAAACAGCGCTCTGACACTGTAAAACGCGATCGCCCATTATCGCAACCATTACTAAAACCCGAAGTTACCGCCGAAGAAAAAGAGCCGCAAGAAGATAGTATTCGCCCTCACCGCTTTGCGGATTATATTGGGCAAAAAGAGCTAAAGGAAGTTCTCAACATTGCCATTAAAGCCGCTCTAGGGAGAAACGAAACCTTAGATCACTTATTACTATACGGCCCCCCAGGACTGGGAAAAACCACCATGTCGCTGATTCTAGCTGCCGAAATGGGGGTAGATTGCAAAATTACCAGTGCGCCCGCCTTAGAGCGTCCACGAGACATTGTAGGGTTATTGAATAGTCTTAAACCTGGCGATGTTTTATTTATTGATGAAATTCATCGCTTGTCGCGAATGACAGAGGAAATACTTTATCCAGCTATGGAGGACTTTCGCCTAGATATTACTATCGGCAAAGGTTCGAGTGCCAAAACTCGCTCTTTACCATTGCCAAAATATACGCTTGTGGGGGCAACAACTAGGGTAGGGGCGCTATCTTCACCCTTACGCGATCGCTTTGGTTTAATTCAACGCCTGCGGTTCTACGCCCACGACGAACTAACTCTAATTGTTTTACGCACCGCCCAACTACTGCAAACTTCTATTACCAATGATGGCGCAGAAGAAATTGCTAGGCGATCGCGCGGGACTCCTCGAATTGCCAATAGATTGCTAAAACGAGTGCGAGACTACGCCCAAGTCAAAAACGCTGGCATAATCGATCAATCCATTGCATCGGTTGCTTTGGAGCTATTCCAGGTCGATCCTTGCGGTTTAGATTGGACGGATAGACAGATGTTGAGCGTGATGATCGAACAGTTTAACGGTGGCCCAGTGGGTTTAGAAACAATGGCGGCGGCTACCGGAGAAGATACGCAGACAATAGAGGAAGTTTATGAGCCGTATTTAATGCAAATTGGCTACTTAAACCGCACTCCGCGCGGACGGGTTGCTTCCGCCGCCGCCTACAAACACTTGGGTTTTACCCCTCCAAATCAACAGTTATCTTTACTATGA
- a CDS encoding Uma2 family endonuclease, producing the protein MTAAANLSVDQDIIYPDSDGQPMSDNTKQFEWIVTIKGGLDALYKDDPNVFVAGDLLWYPVYGNNKLRVAPDTMVAFGRPKGYRGSYKQWLEDNIAPQVVFEILSPGNTLKEMAKKLEFYEVYSVEEYYLYDLDKNDLRIWNRVEGRLTVVEVTPSWVSPRLGIRFELNSETMQIYRPDGRPFATYVELDRQRETAEQHASDAQQRAETAEKRAEELAAKLRALGIDPDA; encoded by the coding sequence ATGACTGCCGCAGCAAATCTGAGTGTAGACCAAGACATTATTTACCCAGACAGTGACGGACAGCCAATGTCGGATAATACCAAACAGTTTGAGTGGATAGTAACCATCAAAGGAGGACTAGACGCTCTATATAAAGATGACCCCAATGTATTTGTTGCGGGGGATTTGCTTTGGTATCCGGTATACGGCAACAATAAGCTTAGAGTAGCTCCCGATACGATGGTAGCGTTTGGAAGACCCAAAGGTTATAGAGGTTCGTACAAACAATGGCTTGAAGATAATATTGCGCCACAGGTAGTGTTTGAGATTCTCTCTCCAGGTAACACCCTTAAAGAGATGGCGAAAAAGCTAGAGTTTTACGAAGTCTATAGTGTAGAAGAATACTATTTATACGACCTGGATAAGAACGATCTAAGGATCTGGAACAGGGTTGAAGGACGTTTAACTGTAGTTGAAGTAACTCCAAGTTGGGTAAGTCCGCGTTTAGGCATTAGATTTGAGCTAAATTCAGAAACTATGCAGATTTATCGACCAGACGGGCGACCTTTTGCAACTTATGTAGAATTGGATCGGCAAAGAGAAACTGCCGAACAGCACGCCTCAGACGCACAACAAAGGGCGGAAACTGCCGAAAAAAGAGCAGAAGAACTAGCGGCAAAGTTACGCGCTTTAGGTATCGATCCTGATGCTTAG
- a CDS encoding threonine aldolase family protein, translated as MNFCSDNVTGISPEILTALAKVNQGAAMPYGEDECTKRLQTKFAELFETDVTVFPVVTGTAANALALSVLVPPFGAIYCHSSAHINVDECGAPEFYTGGAKLLTLPGNNGKLSAQELQNAIALSGIGVVHHVQPAAISITQATEAGTVYSKSEVQQIAEVARTHHLSLHMDGARFANAVATLGCSPADITWRCGVDVLCFGATKNGAMAAEAVIFFNRDLAQTFDYRRKRSGHLFSKMRFLSAQLEAYITNDLWLKNAAHANLMAKKLAMGLTKLPGVELCYPVDANEVFIQLPETVIAGLIADGFKFYRWEGEHSTMVRLVTAFDTTNESVDALIKAAYSHSVSVLSNY; from the coding sequence ATGAATTTTTGTAGTGATAATGTAACGGGAATATCGCCAGAAATATTAACCGCTTTAGCTAAAGTAAACCAAGGTGCAGCTATGCCTTATGGCGAAGATGAATGTACCAAAAGGCTACAAACCAAGTTTGCGGAATTATTTGAGACGGATGTTACAGTTTTTCCTGTAGTTACCGGAACGGCGGCTAATGCTTTAGCTTTATCTGTGCTAGTTCCACCTTTTGGAGCAATTTATTGTCATTCGTCCGCACATATAAATGTCGATGAATGCGGTGCGCCAGAGTTTTATACAGGTGGGGCAAAATTACTTACACTTCCTGGCAATAATGGTAAATTATCTGCACAAGAATTGCAAAATGCGATCGCACTTTCAGGCATTGGTGTTGTCCATCACGTCCAACCTGCGGCTATTAGTATTACCCAAGCAACAGAAGCGGGTACAGTTTACAGCAAATCTGAAGTTCAACAAATTGCTGAAGTTGCTCGTACTCATCACCTTAGCCTGCATATGGATGGAGCGCGATTTGCTAATGCGGTAGCAACTTTAGGTTGTTCTCCCGCCGATATCACTTGGCGTTGTGGTGTAGATGTATTGTGTTTTGGCGCGACTAAAAATGGCGCTATGGCGGCGGAAGCTGTAATATTTTTCAACCGCGATTTAGCTCAAACCTTTGACTATCGCCGTAAACGTAGCGGACACTTGTTTTCAAAAATGCGATTTTTGTCAGCACAGTTAGAGGCATATATAACTAACGATTTGTGGCTAAAAAATGCCGCTCACGCAAACCTAATGGCAAAGAAACTAGCAATGGGACTTACTAAATTACCAGGAGTAGAACTTTGTTATCCGGTAGACGCAAACGAAGTATTTATTCAGCTACCCGAAACTGTTATTGCGGGACTAATAGCCGATGGTTTTAAGTTTTACCGTTGGGAAGGAGAGCATTCAACAATGGTAAGGCTAGTAACTGCGTTTGATACAACCAATGAATCAGTTGATGCTTTGATCAAAGCGGCTTATTCTCACTCTGTTAGTGTTTTGAGCAATTATTAA
- a CDS encoding tetratricopeptide repeat protein → MMRLISIILLCVLLVFGYSDRALAQNKPTPEQLQQLDTLAQKAIKATNTGDFATAETYWTEIIEQFPDNPAAVSNRGNARISQNKLIEAVSDFNKAIELAPTATDPYLNRGTALEGLGKWDEAIADYNKILSLDPKDAMAYNNRGNAEAGLGNWEKAISDYRTAADLAPNFAFARANYAIALYQNSQTDEAIRNMRNIVRKYPNFADMRAALTAAYWEQGKRGEAESNWVAAVGLDKRYKDLDWVVKVRRWPSKMVAALEKFQKLQ, encoded by the coding sequence ATGATGCGTTTAATTTCGATTATTTTACTTTGTGTACTTCTAGTATTTGGCTATAGCGATCGCGCGTTGGCGCAAAATAAACCCACACCCGAACAGTTGCAACAACTAGACACTCTAGCGCAAAAAGCAATTAAAGCTACTAATACGGGAGATTTTGCCACCGCCGAAACCTATTGGACAGAAATTATCGAGCAATTTCCCGATAATCCCGCCGCCGTCAGCAATCGGGGAAATGCGCGTATTAGTCAAAATAAATTAATTGAGGCTGTTTCCGATTTCAACAAAGCCATCGAGCTTGCACCTACTGCTACAGATCCCTATCTCAATCGCGGTACAGCTTTAGAAGGTTTGGGAAAGTGGGATGAAGCAATCGCCGACTACAACAAAATTTTGTCCCTCGATCCCAAAGACGCAATGGCTTACAACAATCGGGGTAATGCCGAAGCAGGTTTAGGTAATTGGGAAAAAGCAATTTCTGACTACCGTACTGCTGCCGATTTAGCGCCCAACTTTGCCTTTGCTAGAGCTAATTATGCGATCGCTCTTTATCAAAACAGTCAAACTGATGAAGCTATCCGTAATATGAGAAATATTGTCCGCAAGTATCCTAATTTTGCTGATATGCGAGCAGCACTAACGGCAGCTTATTGGGAACAGGGAAAACGAGGAGAAGCCGAAAGTAACTGGGTTGCAGCAGTTGGACTTGACAAGCGTTATAAGGATTTAGACTGGGTGGTTAAAGTCCGCCGTTGGCCGTCAAAAATGGTTGCAGCTTTAGAAAAGTTCCAAAAATTACAATAA
- the clpB gene encoding ATP-dependent chaperone ClpB, protein MQPTNPNQFTEKSWEAIAHTPDIVKAHSQQQIESEHLMKALLEQDGLANSIWTKAGANIQKLRDRTDQFIQKQPKVSGSDNVYVGRSLDTLLDRADTYRKEFSDEFISIEHLILGYVKDERFGKSLIKEFGLDETKLKNIIKDIRGSQKVTDQSPEGKYEALEKYGRDLTEAAKQGKLDPVIGRDDEIRRTIQILSRRTKNNPVLIGEPGVGKTAIAEGLAQRIVAGDVPQSLTDRKLISLDMGSLIAGAKFRGEFEERLKAVLKEVTNSRGNIILFIDEIHTVVGAGASQGAMDAGNLLKPMLARGELRCIGATTLDEYRKYIEKDAALERRFQQVYIEQPNVEDTVSILRGLKERYEVHHGVKISDSALVAAAMLSNRYISDRFLPDKAIDLVDEAAAKLKMEITSKPEELDEIDRKVLQLEMERLSLQKETNAASRERLERIERELADLKEDQRAMSAQWQSEKDVISKIQKIKEDSDRVNVEVQQAERDYDLNKAAELKYGKLTELQKQLKEAEAELSQAQTSGQSLLREEVTESDIAEVISKWTGIPISKLVESEKDKLLQLEDELHNRVIGQNEAVTAVADAIQRSRAGLADPNRPTASFIFLGPTGVGKTELAKAIAAYLFDTEEALVRIDMSEYMEKHAVSRLIGAPPGYVGYDEGGQLTEALRRRPYAVILFDEIEKAHPDVFNIMLQILDDGRVTDAQGHTVDFKNSIIIMTSNIGSQYILDLAGDDSQYDEMYRRVMEAMRGSFRPEFLNRIDETIIFHALQKNELRQIVQLQVVRLADRLSDRKISLKLSDSALDFLAEVGYDPVFGARPLKRAIQKELETQIAKAILRGEFHDGDTIFVDVENERIAFKRLPSQLVTTQPGAS, encoded by the coding sequence ATGCAACCAACCAATCCTAACCAATTTACAGAAAAATCCTGGGAAGCGATCGCCCATACTCCCGATATAGTTAAAGCTCATAGCCAACAACAGATAGAAAGCGAACACTTAATGAAGGCTCTTTTAGAGCAAGACGGTTTAGCTAACAGTATTTGGACGAAAGCAGGAGCAAATATCCAAAAACTGCGCGATCGCACTGACCAATTTATTCAAAAGCAACCCAAAGTGTCGGGGAGCGATAACGTATATGTAGGACGCAGCCTAGACACGCTACTAGATCGCGCTGACACTTACCGCAAAGAATTTAGCGATGAATTTATTTCTATAGAACATCTAATATTGGGTTACGTCAAAGATGAGCGCTTTGGCAAAAGCTTAATTAAAGAATTCGGCTTGGATGAAACTAAGCTTAAAAACATTATTAAAGATATTCGTGGGAGTCAAAAAGTGACCGATCAAAGTCCAGAAGGCAAATACGAAGCACTGGAAAAATACGGACGCGACCTTACCGAAGCCGCAAAACAAGGCAAACTTGACCCCGTAATTGGACGCGATGACGAAATTCGCCGCACAATTCAAATTTTGTCCCGTCGAACTAAAAATAATCCTGTACTGATTGGCGAACCTGGTGTAGGAAAAACTGCGATCGCTGAAGGATTAGCACAAAGAATTGTCGCAGGTGATGTACCTCAATCTCTCACTGACCGCAAACTCATTAGTTTAGATATGGGTTCGTTGATTGCTGGTGCTAAATTTCGGGGAGAATTTGAGGAGCGTTTAAAAGCTGTACTCAAAGAAGTTACCAATTCGCGCGGCAATATTATTCTATTTATTGACGAAATCCATACGGTAGTTGGTGCGGGTGCAAGTCAAGGCGCGATGGATGCGGGAAACTTACTTAAACCCATGTTGGCGCGGGGAGAATTGCGGTGTATTGGTGCGACAACTCTAGACGAGTACCGCAAGTACATTGAAAAAGATGCGGCTTTAGAAAGACGCTTTCAGCAGGTGTATATTGAGCAGCCAAATGTTGAAGATACGGTGTCAATTTTGCGCGGTTTGAAGGAACGTTACGAAGTTCATCATGGGGTAAAAATCTCTGATAGTGCTTTAGTTGCTGCTGCTATGCTGTCCAATCGTTATATAAGCGATCGCTTTTTGCCAGATAAAGCAATTGATCTAGTAGACGAAGCCGCCGCCAAGCTGAAGATGGAGATTACGTCTAAACCAGAAGAATTAGACGAAATCGATCGCAAGGTTTTACAGCTAGAAATGGAACGGTTGTCGCTGCAAAAAGAAACAAACGCAGCTTCTAGAGAAAGGTTAGAAAGAATTGAAAGAGAACTTGCCGATCTTAAGGAAGATCAAAGAGCAATGAGCGCTCAATGGCAATCGGAAAAGGATGTAATTTCAAAAATTCAGAAAATTAAAGAAGATAGCGATCGCGTTAACGTCGAAGTTCAGCAAGCCGAGAGAGACTACGATCTCAACAAAGCCGCCGAGCTAAAATACGGCAAACTAACCGAATTGCAAAAGCAGCTAAAAGAAGCCGAAGCAGAGCTTAGTCAAGCGCAAACAAGCGGTCAATCTTTACTACGAGAAGAAGTAACCGAGTCTGATATCGCCGAAGTTATTTCTAAGTGGACGGGTATACCGATTAGCAAGTTAGTGGAATCGGAAAAAGACAAGTTGCTGCAATTAGAAGACGAGTTACATAACCGCGTTATCGGTCAAAATGAAGCCGTTACCGCCGTTGCTGATGCTATTCAGCGATCGCGCGCTGGACTTGCCGATCCTAACCGTCCTACCGCTAGTTTCATTTTCCTTGGTCCCACCGGAGTAGGTAAAACAGAACTAGCTAAAGCAATAGCTGCCTACTTATTCGATACCGAAGAAGCGCTAGTTCGGATTGATATGTCGGAATACATGGAGAAACACGCTGTTTCTAGGCTGATTGGTGCGCCTCCAGGGTACGTAGGTTACGACGAAGGGGGACAACTAACGGAAGCGCTGCGCCGCCGTCCTTACGCCGTGATTTTGTTTGATGAAATTGAGAAAGCGCACCCCGATGTATTTAACATCATGCTGCAAATTCTCGATGATGGGCGCGTTACTGATGCTCAAGGTCATACGGTGGACTTCAAAAACTCCATTATTATCATGACTAGCAATATCGGTTCGCAGTACATTCTCGATTTGGCTGGCGATGATTCTCAGTATGATGAGATGTATCGGCGGGTAATGGAAGCAATGCGCGGTAGTTTCCGTCCTGAATTTCTCAACCGGATTGATGAAACAATTATCTTCCACGCCTTGCAAAAAAATGAGTTGCGGCAAATTGTTCAGTTGCAAGTAGTGAGACTAGCAGATAGGTTGAGCGATCGCAAAATATCGTTAAAACTCTCTGATTCTGCTTTAGACTTTTTGGCAGAGGTAGGCTACGATCCCGTATTTGGTGCGCGTCCGCTCAAACGTGCAATTCAAAAAGAGCTAGAAACTCAAATTGCTAAAGCCATCTTGCGCGGCGAGTTTCACGACGGCGATACTATTTTTGTAGATGTCGAAAATGAACGGATTGCTTTTAAACGATTGCCATCGCAATTAGTTACAACCCAACCTGGAGCGTCATAG
- a CDS encoding TIGR02450 family Trp-rich protein has translation MQKKQKFPYLVGSKWTAQQKIDGWRHFQVVNRKNQGKWVFAEMVAACDPLVRFWVNAKLLKNASQWQAGWQSLQEIEENIGDVS, from the coding sequence ATGCAAAAAAAACAAAAATTTCCTTACTTAGTTGGTTCTAAATGGACAGCACAGCAAAAAATAGACGGTTGGCGGCATTTTCAAGTTGTCAATCGCAAAAATCAAGGCAAATGGGTTTTTGCGGAAATGGTCGCAGCTTGCGATCCTCTGGTGCGTTTCTGGGTAAATGCCAAATTGCTCAAAAATGCTTCCCAATGGCAAGCAGGTTGGCAGTCTTTGCAGGAAATAGAAGAAAACATTGGCGATGTTTCCTAG
- a CDS encoding DUF5331 domain-containing protein: MAFFGSLKNSLKQRWLQYFQSNRFWISLHSGVATPDGGKRPPSYLILGAINALEPQLAELMLPFSKLNPNVDTLIDVLGLNFDPDLMLGNSSQATIDAQKQQTQCNDLLQVNLDDEFVVVVDEAESLGGGSSVPKAFQEQAAFTITSLDEIAFDEMEEFTTTENNSVVNSLDDFGDVFLGEGDEVMVELTSNKVTADEQQEVQGSQDISGLFPNY; the protein is encoded by the coding sequence ATGGCTTTTTTTGGTAGTCTAAAAAACTCGTTGAAACAGAGGTGGTTGCAATATTTTCAAAGCAATCGTTTCTGGATTAGCTTGCATTCTGGCGTTGCTACTCCTGACGGTGGCAAACGCCCGCCGTCTTACCTCATCCTGGGCGCAATTAATGCGCTAGAACCGCAGCTTGCAGAATTAATGTTGCCTTTCTCGAAGCTGAATCCGAATGTAGATACTTTAATTGATGTATTAGGGTTGAATTTCGATCCAGATTTGATGTTGGGTAACAGTTCTCAAGCCACTATTGATGCACAAAAACAACAAACGCAATGCAATGATTTGTTGCAAGTTAACCTTGATGATGAATTTGTTGTAGTTGTTGACGAAGCGGAAAGCTTGGGGGGCGGTTCATCCGTCCCCAAGGCTTTCCAAGAACAAGCAGCATTTACTATCACATCTCTCGATGAAATTGCCTTTGACGAAATGGAGGAATTTACAACAACAGAGAATAATTCTGTTGTAAATTCCTTAGATGATTTTGGCGATGTGTTTTTGGGTGAAGGAGATGAAGTAATGGTTGAACTTACATCCAACAAAGTCACAGCAGATGAACAGCAAGAAGTTCAAGGCTCTCAAGATATTTCTGGTCTATTTCCCAACTATTAA